The proteins below are encoded in one region of Scleropages formosus chromosome 19, fSclFor1.1, whole genome shotgun sequence:
- the slc13a3 gene encoding Na(+)/dicarboxylate cotransporter 3 isoform X3, with protein MAVYWCTEALPLAVTALLPICLFPTMGVLTSKKVCPQYFLEPNFLFFSGVVMASAIEEWNVHRRIALKVLNIVGVKPVWLILGMMITSSFLSMWLNNTATTAMMLPIANAILENLFGDLEKLKENCKLKEDEEAGLSQIKLQALTSEKQILTEDGQEGAERHDKRTPEEVRAESEYQLKVWKGFLLCIPYASSIGGTATLTGTAPNLILMGQLTSFFPDCDLVNFGSWFVFGFPLMVLFLLLGWLWISFLYGGLNARLCVRKQDWQADAERKAKAVIDEDYKKLGPMNFAEGAITFFFILFAVLLFTRDPKFFPGWSIFFNKGYVSDAVTGVVIISLLFVFPSQKPSLSWWFDFHSTNTQYIPLLSWKKVQGSVSWNIILLLGGGFAMAKGCEESGLASWLGTHLQPIARVPPPVAVILITAFVACFTEFASNTATIIILLPIITELAINIKVNPLYFMIPATTGCSFAFMLPVSTPPNSIAFASGHLMVKDMVKTGFMMNILGILTVSLAVNTWGTYMFGLSTYPDWAQSLNVTSTTTDVYNLTTSYLNATA; from the exons ATGGCCGTGTACTGGTGCACGGAGGCTCTTCCTTTGGCCGTCACTGCCCTGTTGCCCATCTGCCTCTTTCCCACCATGGGGGTCTTGACATCCAAGAAAGTGTGCCCCCAGTACTTCCTCGAGcctaattttctctttttcagcgGAGTCGTCATGGCGTCTGCCATAGAGGAGTGGAACGTGCACCGCAGAATTGCCCTCAAGGTGTTGAACATAGTTGGTGTAAAACCAGTCTG GCTGATTCTGGGCATGATGATTacctcctccttcctgtccatGTGGCTCAACAACACAGCCACCACTGCAATGATGCTGCCCATCGCCAACGCCATCCTGGAGAACCTCTTTGGAGACCTGGAGAAGCTAAAAGAGAACTGCAAGCTCAAGGAGGATGaagaag CAGGCCTATCACAAATAAAGTTGCAAGCCCTTACCTCCGAAAAGCAAATACTGACCGAAGACGG GCAGGAAGGGGCAGAAAGGCATGACAAACGGACACCCGAGGAGGTCCGCGCAGAGTCAGAGTACCAGCTGAAGGTATGGAAGGGCTTCCTCCTTTGCATCCCCTATGCTTCCAGCATCGGGGGTACGGCCACCCTGACAGGCACTGCGCCCAATCTCATCCTCATGGGACAGCTCACAAG CTTCTTCCCTGACTGTGACCTCGTCAACTTCGGCTCCTGGTTTGTGTTTGGGTTTCCGCTCATGGTGCTCTTTCTCCTGCTGGGGTGGCTGTGGATCTCCTTCCTTTACGGAGGACTCAACGCCAG GTTGTGTGTCCGCAAACAGGATTGGCAAGCGGATGCAGAGCGAAAAGCCAAGGCGGTTATCGATGAGGACTACAAAAAACTTGGACCCATGAA TTTTGCAGAAGGAGCGATCACCTTTTTCTTCATCCTctttgctgtgctgctcttcaCAAGAGATCCCAAGTTCTTTCCTGGATGGTCCATATTCTTCAACAAGGG GTATGTGTCAGATGCCGTCACCGGAGTGGTCATAATATCTTTACTCTTTGTCTTCCCGTCTCAGAAGCCTTCTCTCAGCTGGTGGTTTGACTTCCACT CAACGAACACACAGTACATCCCGCTCCTGTCCTGGAAGAAAGTGCAGGGCTCTGTTTCGTGGAATATCATTCTGTTGCTTGGCGGTGGCTTTGCAATGGCCAAGGGCTGTGAG GAGTCTGGGCTCGCCTCCTGGTTGGGGACCCACCTGCAGCCCATCGCCAGGGTCCCCCCGCCTGTTGCAGTCATCCTCATCACAGCTTTTGTCGCCTGCTTCACCGAGTTTGCCAGCAACACCGCCACCATCATCATATTGCTGCCTATCATTACAGAGCTG GCTATAAACATTAAAGTGAACCCACTGTACTTTATGATTCCTGCAACGACGGGCTGCTCATTCGCCTTCATGCTCCCTGTGTCCACACCACCCAATTCCATCGCCTTTGCATCCGGGCATCTGATGGTCAAAGACATG GTGAAGACTGGCTTCATGATGAACATCCTGGGCATCCTCACGGTTTCCCTGGCCGTGAACACGTGGGGGACGTACATGTTCGGCCTGTCGACCTATCCGGACTGGGCACAATCCCTCAACGTGACCAGCACTACAACAGATGTGTACAACCTCACCACCTCATACCTCAACGCCACCGCGTGA
- the slc13a3 gene encoding Na(+)/dicarboxylate cotransporter 3 isoform X1, producing METLSAFAGKVWCVRKQLVVLLAPLALIPVVFALPAKEGKCLYVVLLMAVYWCTEALPLAVTALLPICLFPTMGVLTSKKVCPQYFLEPNFLFFSGVVMASAIEEWNVHRRIALKVLNIVGVKPVWLILGMMITSSFLSMWLNNTATTAMMLPIANAILENLFGDLEKLKENCKLKEDEEAGLSQIKLQALTSEKQILTEDGQEGAERHDKRTPEEVRAESEYQLKVWKGFLLCIPYASSIGGTATLTGTAPNLILMGQLTSFFPDCDLVNFGSWFVFGFPLMVLFLLLGWLWISFLYGGLNARLCVRKQDWQADAERKAKAVIDEDYKKLGPMNFAEGAITFFFILFAVLLFTRDPKFFPGWSIFFNKGYVSDAVTGVVIISLLFVFPSQKPSLSWWFDFHSTNTQYIPLLSWKKVQGSVSWNIILLLGGGFAMAKGCEESGLASWLGTHLQPIARVPPPVAVILITAFVACFTEFASNTATIIILLPIITELAINIKVNPLYFMIPATTGCSFAFMLPVSTPPNSIAFASGHLMVKDMVKTGFMMNILGILTVSLAVNTWGTYMFGLSTYPDWAQSLNVTSTTTDVYNLTTSYLNATA from the exons ATGGAAACGCTGTCGGCCTTCGCCGGCAAAGTGTGGTGTGTCCGCAAGCAGCTCGTCGTACTGCTCGCTCCTCTCGCTCTCATCCCCGTTGTGTTTGCTCTTCCCGCCAAG gagGGGAAATGCCTCTATGTGGTGCTGCTGATGGCCGTGTACTGGTGCACGGAGGCTCTTCCTTTGGCCGTCACTGCCCTGTTGCCCATCTGCCTCTTTCCCACCATGGGGGTCTTGACATCCAAGAAAGTGTGCCCCCAGTACTTCCTCGAGcctaattttctctttttcagcgGAGTCGTCATGGCGTCTGCCATAGAGGAGTGGAACGTGCACCGCAGAATTGCCCTCAAGGTGTTGAACATAGTTGGTGTAAAACCAGTCTG GCTGATTCTGGGCATGATGATTacctcctccttcctgtccatGTGGCTCAACAACACAGCCACCACTGCAATGATGCTGCCCATCGCCAACGCCATCCTGGAGAACCTCTTTGGAGACCTGGAGAAGCTAAAAGAGAACTGCAAGCTCAAGGAGGATGaagaag CAGGCCTATCACAAATAAAGTTGCAAGCCCTTACCTCCGAAAAGCAAATACTGACCGAAGACGG GCAGGAAGGGGCAGAAAGGCATGACAAACGGACACCCGAGGAGGTCCGCGCAGAGTCAGAGTACCAGCTGAAGGTATGGAAGGGCTTCCTCCTTTGCATCCCCTATGCTTCCAGCATCGGGGGTACGGCCACCCTGACAGGCACTGCGCCCAATCTCATCCTCATGGGACAGCTCACAAG CTTCTTCCCTGACTGTGACCTCGTCAACTTCGGCTCCTGGTTTGTGTTTGGGTTTCCGCTCATGGTGCTCTTTCTCCTGCTGGGGTGGCTGTGGATCTCCTTCCTTTACGGAGGACTCAACGCCAG GTTGTGTGTCCGCAAACAGGATTGGCAAGCGGATGCAGAGCGAAAAGCCAAGGCGGTTATCGATGAGGACTACAAAAAACTTGGACCCATGAA TTTTGCAGAAGGAGCGATCACCTTTTTCTTCATCCTctttgctgtgctgctcttcaCAAGAGATCCCAAGTTCTTTCCTGGATGGTCCATATTCTTCAACAAGGG GTATGTGTCAGATGCCGTCACCGGAGTGGTCATAATATCTTTACTCTTTGTCTTCCCGTCTCAGAAGCCTTCTCTCAGCTGGTGGTTTGACTTCCACT CAACGAACACACAGTACATCCCGCTCCTGTCCTGGAAGAAAGTGCAGGGCTCTGTTTCGTGGAATATCATTCTGTTGCTTGGCGGTGGCTTTGCAATGGCCAAGGGCTGTGAG GAGTCTGGGCTCGCCTCCTGGTTGGGGACCCACCTGCAGCCCATCGCCAGGGTCCCCCCGCCTGTTGCAGTCATCCTCATCACAGCTTTTGTCGCCTGCTTCACCGAGTTTGCCAGCAACACCGCCACCATCATCATATTGCTGCCTATCATTACAGAGCTG GCTATAAACATTAAAGTGAACCCACTGTACTTTATGATTCCTGCAACGACGGGCTGCTCATTCGCCTTCATGCTCCCTGTGTCCACACCACCCAATTCCATCGCCTTTGCATCCGGGCATCTGATGGTCAAAGACATG GTGAAGACTGGCTTCATGATGAACATCCTGGGCATCCTCACGGTTTCCCTGGCCGTGAACACGTGGGGGACGTACATGTTCGGCCTGTCGACCTATCCGGACTGGGCACAATCCCTCAACGTGACCAGCACTACAACAGATGTGTACAACCTCACCACCTCATACCTCAACGCCACCGCGTGA
- the ocstamp gene encoding osteoclast stimulatory transmembrane protein: MRRITEHGSLAPGFRSGLWERSRAAVRYLWGIYTKPTPDAAREVLALMLLCFIISLVSSGFLYNWMADTLSYGQATSAAVAGFCGPIVFLLLLLVHPARCLFTLALPTLGTKQGRKLVLSSAMMLLLLNVVPNITANVGVLSHMLKCTSESLVQGLIDFSDVMNRAKADVIGEAIKVQKAEPQFVRSLTEFHHFTHINVTEIKDRVSSVSKNIERDFSNTSRILRHIQSVANRLLAAFFVICLLFESARYLKSYLTNVKFDNTCISGTLLSMACDKGLEISPGNMRNLNRSTSCGISRQEFLRCMPRIVAVTLYLVVTVLFIVLDYMVYHLISASKPWVLDIPPANISISVEYKVEVYIPLYCIFNENCGESSVVDFRRTYHGSLSARPERCAADLYEPHQRVVFLLGFLYLVAYSMVFLEVYAMRSRRAVASSFFKWQEEKRVAFLCQKVLAKEEKKSGIFFIKATHGVNKLE; the protein is encoded by the exons ATGAGGAGGATCACGGAGCACGGCAGCTTGGCTCCCGGGTTCAG GTCGGGCCTCTGGGAGAGAAGCAGAGCTGCGGTGCGGTACCTATGGGGTATTTATACAAAGCCCACGCCAGATGCTGCCAGGGAGGTACTGGCACTGATGTTGCTCTGCTTCATCATATCGCTGGTGTCCAGCGGCTTCCTCTACAACTGGATGGCCGACACCCTGAGCTACGGTCAAGCCACCTCTGCAGCCGTGGCTGGCTTCTGCGGCCCGAtagtcttcctcctccttttacTCGTTCACCCGGCACGATGCTTGTTCACCTTGGCTCTGCCCACGCTGGGTACGAAGCAGGGCCGCAAGCTGGTGCTCTCCTCTGCTATGATGCTCCTGTTGCTCAACGTTGTCCCCAACATCACTGCCAATGTGGGCGTCCTGTCACACATGCTCAAGTGCACGTCCGAGAGCCTGGTCCAAGGGCTGATCGACTTCTCCGACGTGATGAACAGGGCCAAGGCAGATGTCATCGGGGAGGCGATCAAAGTGCAGAAGGCGGAGCCGCAATTTGTGCGCAGCCTGACGGAGTTCCATCATTTCACTCACATCAACGTGACTGAGATCAAGGACAGGGTCAGCAGCGTGAGCAAGAACATCGAAAGAGACTTCTCCAACACCAGCCGCATTCTGAGGCACATTCAGTCGGTTGCCAACAGGCTTCTGGCTGCATTCTTTGTCATTTGTCTGCTTTTTGAATCCGCCAGATACCTGAAGTCATATCTAACAAATGTCAAGTTTGACAATACGTGCATCTCCGGGACACTGCTCAGTATGGCCTGTGACAAAGGACTTGAAATATCCCCCGGCAACATGAGAAACCTGAACCGTTCTACAAGCTGCGGTATATCTCGGCAAGAATTCCTAAGGTGCATGCCTCGGATTGTAGCCGTCACTTTGTATTTAGTTGTTACCgtattatttattgtcttgGATTATATGGTGTACCACCTAATTAGTGCCAGTAAACCCTGGGTTTTGGACATCCCACCAGCTAACATCTCCATCAGCGTGGAGTACAAG GTTGAGGTTTACATTCCATTATATTGTATCTTCAACGAGAACTGTGGAGAGAGCTCCGTGGTGGATTTTCGGAGGACGTACCACGGGAGTCTCAGCGCCAGGCCCGAGCGGTGTGCTGCGGATCTGTACGAACCGCATCAACGAGTGGTCTTCTTGCTGGGCTTCCTGTACCTGGTGGCCTACAGCATGGTGTTCCTCGAGGTGTACGCCATGCGGAGCCGCCGGGCCGTGGCCTCCTCCTTCTTCAAGTGGCAGGAAGAGAAAAGAGTCGCGTTTCTCTGCCAGAAGGTTCTAGCCAAGGAAGAAAAGAAGAGTGGTATCTTCTTCATCAAGGCCACTCATGGTGTCAACAAGCTGGAATAA
- the slc13a3 gene encoding Na(+)/dicarboxylate cotransporter 3 isoform X2 has protein sequence METLSAFAGKVWCVRKQLVVLLAPLALIPVVFALPAKEGKCLYVVLLMAVYWCTEALPLAVTALLPICLFPTMGVLTSKKVCPQYFLEPNFLFFSGVVMASAIEEWNVHRRIALKVLNIVGVKPVWLILGMMITSSFLSMWLNNTATTAMMLPIANAILENLFGDLEKLKENCKLKEDEEGLSQIKLQALTSEKQILTEDGQEGAERHDKRTPEEVRAESEYQLKVWKGFLLCIPYASSIGGTATLTGTAPNLILMGQLTSFFPDCDLVNFGSWFVFGFPLMVLFLLLGWLWISFLYGGLNARLCVRKQDWQADAERKAKAVIDEDYKKLGPMNFAEGAITFFFILFAVLLFTRDPKFFPGWSIFFNKGYVSDAVTGVVIISLLFVFPSQKPSLSWWFDFHSTNTQYIPLLSWKKVQGSVSWNIILLLGGGFAMAKGCEESGLASWLGTHLQPIARVPPPVAVILITAFVACFTEFASNTATIIILLPIITELAINIKVNPLYFMIPATTGCSFAFMLPVSTPPNSIAFASGHLMVKDMVKTGFMMNILGILTVSLAVNTWGTYMFGLSTYPDWAQSLNVTSTTTDVYNLTTSYLNATA, from the exons ATGGAAACGCTGTCGGCCTTCGCCGGCAAAGTGTGGTGTGTCCGCAAGCAGCTCGTCGTACTGCTCGCTCCTCTCGCTCTCATCCCCGTTGTGTTTGCTCTTCCCGCCAAG gagGGGAAATGCCTCTATGTGGTGCTGCTGATGGCCGTGTACTGGTGCACGGAGGCTCTTCCTTTGGCCGTCACTGCCCTGTTGCCCATCTGCCTCTTTCCCACCATGGGGGTCTTGACATCCAAGAAAGTGTGCCCCCAGTACTTCCTCGAGcctaattttctctttttcagcgGAGTCGTCATGGCGTCTGCCATAGAGGAGTGGAACGTGCACCGCAGAATTGCCCTCAAGGTGTTGAACATAGTTGGTGTAAAACCAGTCTG GCTGATTCTGGGCATGATGATTacctcctccttcctgtccatGTGGCTCAACAACACAGCCACCACTGCAATGATGCTGCCCATCGCCAACGCCATCCTGGAGAACCTCTTTGGAGACCTGGAGAAGCTAAAAGAGAACTGCAAGCTCAAGGAGGATGaagaag GCCTATCACAAATAAAGTTGCAAGCCCTTACCTCCGAAAAGCAAATACTGACCGAAGACGG GCAGGAAGGGGCAGAAAGGCATGACAAACGGACACCCGAGGAGGTCCGCGCAGAGTCAGAGTACCAGCTGAAGGTATGGAAGGGCTTCCTCCTTTGCATCCCCTATGCTTCCAGCATCGGGGGTACGGCCACCCTGACAGGCACTGCGCCCAATCTCATCCTCATGGGACAGCTCACAAG CTTCTTCCCTGACTGTGACCTCGTCAACTTCGGCTCCTGGTTTGTGTTTGGGTTTCCGCTCATGGTGCTCTTTCTCCTGCTGGGGTGGCTGTGGATCTCCTTCCTTTACGGAGGACTCAACGCCAG GTTGTGTGTCCGCAAACAGGATTGGCAAGCGGATGCAGAGCGAAAAGCCAAGGCGGTTATCGATGAGGACTACAAAAAACTTGGACCCATGAA TTTTGCAGAAGGAGCGATCACCTTTTTCTTCATCCTctttgctgtgctgctcttcaCAAGAGATCCCAAGTTCTTTCCTGGATGGTCCATATTCTTCAACAAGGG GTATGTGTCAGATGCCGTCACCGGAGTGGTCATAATATCTTTACTCTTTGTCTTCCCGTCTCAGAAGCCTTCTCTCAGCTGGTGGTTTGACTTCCACT CAACGAACACACAGTACATCCCGCTCCTGTCCTGGAAGAAAGTGCAGGGCTCTGTTTCGTGGAATATCATTCTGTTGCTTGGCGGTGGCTTTGCAATGGCCAAGGGCTGTGAG GAGTCTGGGCTCGCCTCCTGGTTGGGGACCCACCTGCAGCCCATCGCCAGGGTCCCCCCGCCTGTTGCAGTCATCCTCATCACAGCTTTTGTCGCCTGCTTCACCGAGTTTGCCAGCAACACCGCCACCATCATCATATTGCTGCCTATCATTACAGAGCTG GCTATAAACATTAAAGTGAACCCACTGTACTTTATGATTCCTGCAACGACGGGCTGCTCATTCGCCTTCATGCTCCCTGTGTCCACACCACCCAATTCCATCGCCTTTGCATCCGGGCATCTGATGGTCAAAGACATG GTGAAGACTGGCTTCATGATGAACATCCTGGGCATCCTCACGGTTTCCCTGGCCGTGAACACGTGGGGGACGTACATGTTCGGCCTGTCGACCTATCCGGACTGGGCACAATCCCTCAACGTGACCAGCACTACAACAGATGTGTACAACCTCACCACCTCATACCTCAACGCCACCGCGTGA